DNA from Roseofilum casamattae BLCC-M143:
GAAATAACCAGCACCAGAGTGGATGAGAGTTTATCCCGTAAGGGCGCTAGAGTGCGATCGATCCCCGTTGGATCGGTATTGTCAAGGAAGTGAATGTTAAGATTTGGGACGACTGGAGCTAAGGCTTCCGCTACAAATTGGGGCCCCAGAGCCGATCCGCCAATCCCAATGGAGAGAATATCGGTAAATTTGGGAGCATTGGGAGGTTTAATTTCTCCGGAATGGATCTTAGTAGCAAAAGTATCGATCGCTGCTAAAGTATCCTTAATTTCTGCTTTTAGTTGCCCGTTCGGGGCCAGGTCGGCATCGCGCAACCAATAATGACCGACCATGCGTCCCTCATCGGGGTTCGCGATCGCCCCAGCTTCGAGTTTCTCCATTTCGGCGAACGCTTTGTCAAATTTAGGTTGCATCTCGCTGACAAAGCGATCGTCAAATCTCATCCGACTGATGTCGAGATAAAATCCCAGGCCATCGTGAGCGTACAGCCAATCTTGATAGCGTTGCCAGAGGCTTGCTGCATCCATAACCAATCTCCAAAGGGTTTAGCCATCTTGGCGATCGCCAAGATCGTTTTCTCGAGAGCGATCGCATTTTTTTTTGACCGAAACTCTCTCCTAGACGAGGATAGCGTTTCCAGTTTCTGCTGTGGGGATAATGCGGAAAAATTTTAATAATTCTGAGTGGTTAAGTGGGGGGTCTCAGAAACCGGGTTTGGAGATTTTACCTCAACCCGAAGTTACATCGGTTGCACCAAACCCGGTTTCTCGCCTCATATTAGAGGGTTCCCCTGCACTTATCCAAAACTGAGGTTATCTTAGGGAGAGGAATTAAGCTTCGTCGAGAGCGGCAATACCGGGAAGTTCCTTACCTTCGAGCAACTCTAAGCTCGCACCACCACCGGTAGAAATATGGCTCATTTGGTCGGCAACGCCCACTTTTTCGACCGCCGCAACCGAGTCACCGCCACCGATAATGGTCGAGGCGCCAGTTTTCGTTAAATCTGCCAGAGAACGAGCGATCGCCTCAGTTCCAGCCGCAAACTTATCAAACTCGAACACGCCCATGGGCCCGTTCCAGATCGCAGTCTTACAGTCGGCTAATGCCTCTTGGAAGACTTTCACCGAGTCGGGGCCGATGTCGAGTCCCATCCAACCGTCGGGAATAGCATCGATACTAACGGTTTGCGAGTTGGCATCCGCAGCAAACTTATCCGCAACGACAACATCGGTTGGCAATAACAGAGCCACGCCTTTCTCTTTAGCTTTCGCTTCGAGAGATTTTGCCAAATCTAGCTTATCTTCTTCGACTAAAGACTTGCCGACGCTAATGCCGCGCGCTTTGTAGAAGGTGAAGATCATGCCGCCGCCGATCAAAAGCTTGTCGCACTTATCGAGCAAGGTTTCGATGACGCCAATTTTGCTGGACACCTTAGAACCGCCAATAATAGCAGCCAGAGGACGTTGGGGAGCTTCGATCGCAGCTTGCAAGTATTGCAGCTCTTTCTCGATCAAAAATCCGGCAACGGAAGGACTCAGATACTTGGTGACTCCTTCAGTAGAACCATGGGCACGGTGAGCGGTTCCAAACGCATCATTCACATACAGATCGGCAACCGAAGCCAGTTGTTTGGCAAAATCAGGGTCGTTGCTTTCTTCTCCAGCATTGAAGCGTACGTTCTCGAGCAAGATGACATCGCCATTTTCCATCTTTGCTACAGCAGCAGCAACCTCAGGACCGACACAATCATCGGTTTTTGCTACCGGTTTGCCCAGAAGTTCCGATAACCTGGCAGCCACTGGGGTTAAACGCATGGACTCGTTCACTTTCCCTTTCGGGCGACCGAAGTGGGAGGTTAAGATGACCTTAGCGCCCTTGCCGGTCAAGTCCTGAATCGTAGGCAGAGCGGCGCGGATGCGAGTATCGTCAGAGATAGAGCCATCGTCGATGGGAACGTTAAAATCCGCCCGCATTAAGACTTTCTTTCCAGAAACGTCGGAAGCCGACAAGTTTGCTATCGTTTTCTTGGGCACAGGAATAAACCTCCTTAAATAAAGTTGTTACTTATGTTTGTTATTGCCACATCGTCCACATTGTATCGGAGTCCGTGTCTTGGAGGTAAGACCGATGTTTAATACTGTTCTATTTCCGATTAATCAAAGCCAAGAAACCTTGGATGCGACTGAGGTTGTTATGAATATCGTGCAGAAGTATGGCTCGACGTTAATTCTCTTGTCCGTACTCGAGGAGAGTCCTTCCGCAGAGGGCGAAGCACCAGAGCCGATGACCTCTCACGATCGCGTTGCCGAACTGCTCGAGAAAGTGAAGGCGGGATTTTCTAAGAATGGCATTGAAGCCAAAACTATAGAGCTGAAAGGAAAACCGGCGTTTACGATCTGCGATGTTGCGGATGAGGAAGAGGTGGGTTTGATTATTATGGGCAGTCGCGGTATGGGTTTGACCGATGAGGGATCGAAGGATAGCATTACTAATCAGGTGATTAATCTGTCTCCTTGTCCCGTACTCATTGTTCCCTAGTGTCGAAAAACAATATCGCGATCCAATGGTATCCCGGGCATATTGCCAAAGCAGAACGCGCTCTAACCGAGCAACTCAAGCGCGTGGATGTGGTGTTTGATGTTCGGGATATTCGCATTCCCCACGCGACTCATCACCCGAATTTAGATCGGTGGGTGGGAAATCGCGGACGGGTTTTGGTGCTCAACCGCATGGATACGGTCTCTCGGGAGATTCAACAGGGTTGGAAACAGTGGTTTCTCGATCGCGGCGAGACTCCTTATTTGACTAATGCTAAGTTGGGTAAAGGGATCGCTCAAGTGCAAAAAGCGGCGATCGCGGCTGGAGCGCCGATGAATGAAAAACGGCGCTCTCGCGGCATGTTACCCCGGCCGGTGCGCGCTGTGGTTGTCGGCTTCCCAAATGTGGGCAAATCGGCATTAATTAATCGATTATTAAAGCGGAAAGTGGTAGAAAGTGCAGCCCGTCCGGGAGTGACTCGCCAGTTGCGCTGGATTAAGATTTCGCCGGAGATTGAGTTATTGGATGCTCCGGGAGTGATTCCTTCCTTATTAGAGAATCAAGATAATGCAGTGAAGCTCGCCATTTGCGATGATATTGGCAGCGCCAGTTACGATAATCAAAGAGTTGCTATTGGTTTGCTCGAGCATCTCGAGGAGCTGAGCGAGCAAATTAATAGTTGGGAGAAGTTGCGATCGCGATACGAGATCGATCCGGCCGGCTATTCTAGCGAAGATTACTTACATGCCCTCGCCAAAGAGAAACACCTCGGAGACCTAGAACGCGCCGCCTGTCAACTTCTGAGCGATTTTCGTAAAGGAAATCTGGGCGCTCTCCCCCTGGAGTTACCGCCTCAGTTCTAGGAGCGTGACGGTGGAGCAAACGATAGTAGGGGCGGTTGATTGGCGATGGGGAACTAAGTACTTATGAGAATTGGGGGAGAAATATAACAAAAGACTACATAATATAACAGCACCCTCTCGCCCTTTTCCTCTCACTCGGAAACAGACATCTCATGGCCGATCGGTTGTCTCATAACTCTAAAACTATCCCCTTACAAATTTTTATCCTGATTCCCTTCGTTCTGCCTATTCTAATCATCATGGGACTGACGGGAATCATTGGACTGCGTAGCGATCGCGAACCGATCGAAAAATTAGCGATCGCGTGGATGTCGGAAGTGAGTGACGGTGTCGCTGCCAAGCTTGCTGATGACTTAGCGCTTCCGGAACGCATTCTTAATTCTTCTGAACGTCTATTTTTGGATTCCCTAAATCCTACAGTAGCTCGCAATCGAATGCATACTTTTATTAAAGACTTTCGCTCTATTGAAGGAATTTACCTCGCCGCAGAAGGCAATGGAGACTTCTACGCTGCTTTTCGCAATGTTCGAGGTCAAGATATTTTTCAGCAGGCAGATTCGCAGACTGAATACCGCCTAACATCTTACCCTTTAGACTCGTCAGAGAGCAAAGACACGGAATCCCCGCTCGAGATTTCTACGACTCCTTATAATGTTCGTCAATTGTCTTGGTATCGAGAGACATTGCAGAGTCCAACAATGAGGATCGAGCGGTTAAAGCGATGGGCAGAAGACGATATAATTCACATGCAGCTCTCTCGGTCTTTTTTCGATGCTGAGAATCAACCCATTGGTGCCGGACGAATTGATGTTAATCTCAACTCGTTTGTCAGGTATCTCCAGGAGCTGGATCTGGAATTTTCCGGTCAGTTATTTATTCTCGATACTGAAGGAAATCTGTTAGCTAGCTCTCATGGAGAAGAGAACGGACAAGAGTCGATTTCTCCCAAACTCCTGAATCGGCTGCAGCAACAAGCAAACGGCGATCGCATCGACTCCGAGAACATGGCGATCGACAAGCAACAAAATGACTGGATATTGACCGTACCTTATCAATTTTCAGGAGGCGATCGCTGGTGGATTGCTACAGTTATTTCTGAAGAGGTTGTTTTCCAGGAATTCAATCTCCACTTCCGCAACAAACTATTGCTGAATTTAGGGGTTCTATGTTTGGCGATCGCCTTAGGTAGTTTCGCGATTTATCGAGTGACTTCCGTGCTGAACCAATTAACTCAAAATTCGGAATTAGTCATGCAAGGCGAAACGGGAGTTACATTTAAGCGTAAAACAATTGTTGATGAGCTGCAACGATCGATCGATATCTCGCAAAATGTGAATCAATATTGGACGAACACATTTCAAGAATTGCAAGAGGAAAATAACCGTTTATCGGATAAAGTCGCAGCGGGAGCTAACTTACTTGTTGAAGCGATTGAAAAGGCTGATGTTGCTAATATTAAATTGCAGCGATCGCAGTCCCTCCTTGCCAGCGTGATTAATAGTTCGATGGATGGCATTATGGCCTTTGAGTCCGTGCGCAATACTCATGAAGAGATCGTTGATTTTCGCTGGATTGTAAGCAACCAAATCGTATGTGATTTTTTCGGTTTGGAGGTAAAACAATTGGTTGGAAAGTATTGGTTACAAGAAATTACTAGTTCCAATCTGGTCGGATTATTTGAAAATTACGTGAATGTTGTCGAAACGGGACGGAGTTTAGAGCTAGAGTTTCCTTACGATGGTCGCGGCGATCGCTTTTGGTTTCATCTGATTGGCGTTAAACTTGGCGACGGTCTATCGGTGAATATTCGGGATATTACTGACCGGAAAAAATCGGTATTTGAATTGCGGAAAATGCTGGATGAAGTCCACGAACTGGCAAATACGGATGGCTTAACTAAAGTGGCTAACCGCCGTCAATTTGATGAATCTTTAACTCAAGAATGGCTGCGACTCCAGCGCGATCGTTTACCGTTATCTTTGATTTTGTGCGATGTGGATTATTTTAAGTTCTATAATGATACTTACGGCCATCAAGCCGGAGATGATTGTTTGATCCAGGTTGCCGCATCCATTCAAAATTCAGTACGGCGTTCTAGCGATCTCGTCGCTCGTTATGGAGGAGAAGAGTTTGTGGTTCTTCTACCCAATACTTCGGAAGAAGGCGCTATTGTGGTTGCCCAGTTAATTCAATCTAAAATCGAACGCTTAAACATTCCCCATCAATCTTCAAAAGTTAGCTCTTCAGTCACCATGAGTTTAGGAGTATCTACGTTAATTCCGAGTCCGGAATTGTCTAAAGAGCGCTTAGTAACTCTTGCTGATGAAGCATTATATTTAGCAAAACAACAGGGAAGAAATCAATTTGTGTTTAAGTCCTCAGATTGATTAATTTGGCAGCCAATTATTTCATTAGTTAAGCTTCCAGACTGTAATTAAAAATAAGGGAAATAAATTAGTAACTAGAGGAACAAACTGGCGGCGTATGGGAGAAAAACCCGTGGCGCGCAGGTAGGTTTCGACTTCATACCCGGTATGGTAGTGGTCGATGGGTTTTTCGATATTGAAGAGCGATCGCAATCCTTGATAGATCCAGTTTTCGGTTGGCAAGGAGGTAATTAATACCCCATTTGGTTTTAACCAAGATTTGAGCGCTTCTACTGGAGGCGATAACTCTTGGAAATGTTCGAGAACGTCCGCCGCAATAATGGCATCAAACTGTTGGGGAGCGAGCTGCACTTGCTTGATATCTTGTTTGATGATTTCAATATTCGGGAGCTGATATTGGGCAATGACTTGCCGCACTTCTCGATCTTCTAAATCGAGGAAATAAACTTGCTTAAACTCTTGAGATAAAGTGGGGAGAAACACGCCACCTCCTCCACCAAAATCCATACATTTCTCGCGTTCGATGGGGGCATGTTGTAGTGCTGTATAGATTAGTTTTAGCCGCATCCAAAAGAGCGATCGCACTACGAAAATGTTGGAATAATATAGGGTTGGAATGCGATCGTTGTCTGTCGCAATCTGTTGCAAAAAATCTGGTTCTATGGTAATAAACACGGCCTTATTTTTTTTGATAAATTTGAAGAAGGATATCGGACGGACATTTCTGGATAAAGGGATAAATTAATAGAATTCCCAGATACATGATTGCCGAGACAATCCAAGACGTAGAGCGATCCATGCGCAAGCGCTGCCACAATCCTTGCACTTTTACACTGTCTAGAGTTTTGCTCTCGAGTAGCTCGAATCCATATTGAGTCACGTATTGTTCTAAGTTATGGGGATTGACATAAATAAGATGGGGAAAGGCATATTCTTTTTGCCACATGCGATCCCAAGGTTTGGTATATCCAAGTTGGGCTAATTTTTCGG
Protein-coding regions in this window:
- the ylqF gene encoding ribosome biogenesis GTPase YlqF, which codes for MSKNNIAIQWYPGHIAKAERALTEQLKRVDVVFDVRDIRIPHATHHPNLDRWVGNRGRVLVLNRMDTVSREIQQGWKQWFLDRGETPYLTNAKLGKGIAQVQKAAIAAGAPMNEKRRSRGMLPRPVRAVVVGFPNVGKSALINRLLKRKVVESAARPGVTRQLRWIKISPEIELLDAPGVIPSLLENQDNAVKLAICDDIGSASYDNQRVAIGLLEHLEELSEQINSWEKLRSRYEIDPAGYSSEDYLHALAKEKHLGDLERAACQLLSDFRKGNLGALPLELPPQF
- a CDS encoding universal stress protein, translated to MFNTVLFPINQSQETLDATEVVMNIVQKYGSTLILLSVLEESPSAEGEAPEPMTSHDRVAELLEKVKAGFSKNGIEAKTIELKGKPAFTICDVADEEEVGLIIMGSRGMGLTDEGSKDSITNQVINLSPCPVLIVP
- a CDS encoding diguanylate cyclase domain-containing protein → MADRLSHNSKTIPLQIFILIPFVLPILIIMGLTGIIGLRSDREPIEKLAIAWMSEVSDGVAAKLADDLALPERILNSSERLFLDSLNPTVARNRMHTFIKDFRSIEGIYLAAEGNGDFYAAFRNVRGQDIFQQADSQTEYRLTSYPLDSSESKDTESPLEISTTPYNVRQLSWYRETLQSPTMRIERLKRWAEDDIIHMQLSRSFFDAENQPIGAGRIDVNLNSFVRYLQELDLEFSGQLFILDTEGNLLASSHGEENGQESISPKLLNRLQQQANGDRIDSENMAIDKQQNDWILTVPYQFSGGDRWWIATVISEEVVFQEFNLHFRNKLLLNLGVLCLAIALGSFAIYRVTSVLNQLTQNSELVMQGETGVTFKRKTIVDELQRSIDISQNVNQYWTNTFQELQEENNRLSDKVAAGANLLVEAIEKADVANIKLQRSQSLLASVINSSMDGIMAFESVRNTHEEIVDFRWIVSNQIVCDFFGLEVKQLVGKYWLQEITSSNLVGLFENYVNVVETGRSLELEFPYDGRGDRFWFHLIGVKLGDGLSVNIRDITDRKKSVFELRKMLDEVHELANTDGLTKVANRRQFDESLTQEWLRLQRDRLPLSLILCDVDYFKFYNDTYGHQAGDDCLIQVAASIQNSVRRSSDLVARYGGEEFVVLLPNTSEEGAIVVAQLIQSKIERLNIPHQSSKVSSSVTMSLGVSTLIPSPELSKERLVTLADEALYLAKQQGRNQFVFKSSD
- a CDS encoding phosphoglycerate kinase, whose translation is MPKKTIANLSASDVSGKKVLMRADFNVPIDDGSISDDTRIRAALPTIQDLTGKGAKVILTSHFGRPKGKVNESMRLTPVAARLSELLGKPVAKTDDCVGPEVAAAVAKMENGDVILLENVRFNAGEESNDPDFAKQLASVADLYVNDAFGTAHRAHGSTEGVTKYLSPSVAGFLIEKELQYLQAAIEAPQRPLAAIIGGSKVSSKIGVIETLLDKCDKLLIGGGMIFTFYKARGISVGKSLVEEDKLDLAKSLEAKAKEKGVALLLPTDVVVADKFAADANSQTVSIDAIPDGWMGLDIGPDSVKVFQEALADCKTAIWNGPMGVFEFDKFAAGTEAIARSLADLTKTGASTIIGGGDSVAAVEKVGVADQMSHISTGGGASLELLEGKELPGIAALDEA
- a CDS encoding class I SAM-dependent methyltransferase, translated to MFITIEPDFLQQIATDNDRIPTLYYSNIFVVRSLFWMRLKLIYTALQHAPIEREKCMDFGGGGGVFLPTLSQEFKQVYFLDLEDREVRQVIAQYQLPNIEIIKQDIKQVQLAPQQFDAIIAADVLEHFQELSPPVEALKSWLKPNGVLITSLPTENWIYQGLRSLFNIEKPIDHYHTGYEVETYLRATGFSPIRRQFVPLVTNLFPLFLITVWKLN